The Candidatus Polarisedimenticolaceae bacterium genome contains the following window.
CGGTGTCGCCGATCTGGCAGTCGCTGATCTTCTTGATGTTCGGGACGAGGAAACCCACCTCGCCCACCGACAGCGAGGTGCGCGGCTCGGCCTTCGGCGAGAAGACCCCCATGTCCTCGATGTCGTAGGTCCCGCCGGTGGCCATGAGCTTGATCCGCATCCCCTTGGTGAACTCGCCGTCGACCACGCGCACGAGGACGACGACGCCGCGGTAGGCGTCGTACCAGGAGTCGAAGATCAGGGCCTTGGGCGGGGCGTCGAAGTCCCCCTTCGGGGCCGGCACGAGCTCGACGATCGCCTCGAGGATCTCGTCGATGCCGATCCCTTCCTTCGCCGACGCGGGGATCGCGTGCGCGGCGTCGATCCCGATGATGTGCTCGATCTGCTCTTTGGTGCGCTCGATGTCGGCGCCCGGGAGGTCGATCTTGTTGAGGACGGGGATGACCTCGAGCTCGTTTTCGACCGCGAGGTAGGTGTTCGCGAGCGTCTGCGCCTCGACCCCCTGGCTCGCGTCGACGATGAGCAGCGCCCCTTCGCACGCGGCGAGCGAGCGCGAGACCTCGTAGTTGAAGTCGACGTGCCCGGGCGTGTCGATGAGGTTGAGGATGTATTCGTTCCCGTCCTTCGCCTTGTAGGGAATCGTGACCGAGTGGGCCTTGATCGTGATCCCGCGCTCGCGCTCGAGGTCCATCGCGTCGAGCATCTGCTCGGACATGTCGCGCTCGGCGACGGCCCCCGTGCGCTGGAGCAGGCGGTCCGAGAGGGTCGTCTTCCCGTGGTCGATGTGCGCGATGATCGAGAAGTTGCGGATGCGCTCGGACTTCATGGGCGGGAAGACCCTTTCCTTTCAACGGGTTCGGGAACGACGCAGTATAGCAAC
Protein-coding sequences here:
- the lepA gene encoding translation elongation factor 4; protein product: MKSERIRNFSIIAHIDHGKTTLSDRLLQRTGAVAERDMSEQMLDAMDLERERGITIKAHSVTIPYKAKDGNEYILNLIDTPGHVDFNYEVSRSLAACEGALLIVDASQGVEAQTLANTYLAVENELEVIPVLNKIDLPGADIERTKEQIEHIIGIDAAHAIPASAKEGIGIDEILEAIVELVPAPKGDFDAPPKALIFDSWYDAYRGVVVLVRVVDGEFTKGMRIKLMATGGTYDIEDMGVFSPKAEPRTSLSVGEVGFLVPNIKKISDCQIGDTVTDARNPTATPFPGFREVKPMVFAGLYPTDSAQYEDLRDAMEKLRLNDSSFSYEPESSGALGFGFRCGFLGLLHMEIVQERLEREFNLDLVTTAPGVSYRVTTTKGETFEVHSPAKLPPTGNIETIEEPIITAIIITPPEYIGNILKLCDERRGVQKKLSYLSKTRVLLEYDLPLNEIVLDFFDKLKSISRGYASLDYHLAGYKPDRLVKMDLLVNGDPI